A window of Bacillus sp. SM2101 genomic DNA:
GTGGCTAAAAATAAAGTCACGATATTTGTAAAAAAGATGCGATACATTTGTTAATGAAGTGTAGAGCAATGAAACTGTCCATCATGCGTGCAAAGCAACTATTGCGGGTATGGAGAGAATCAGCACCTTTAAACCAATGGGAGGAAAGGACATTTACTAATATTCAGCAATATGGCGCAAGAATCTAGTAAAGGGGCATACCAGTTACCTAAATAATAAGGAAAATGAATGATTGAGATCATAATACGATATGGCGCGATTACAGAGCAATAAGCATTTACTTTTTTATTAGGAGGTCCGAATAGTTGTATAAAAGGTAGGATGTAAATAATTTAGAAACCCAGCTAATCTTCTCTTGTGAAGGTAAGCTGGGTTTTTAAAATTTGAATGGGAAAATAACACATAATACAATCAAATTATTGAACTAAGTGAAAGGTTTTTTGTTAATTATATATCAAATACCATTAAACTTATTTTGTGGTGTTTTCTTTAATGAGCTAAAAGTAGATTTTTTATGAAAGTATATATTTCCTGATAGATTTATCGTATTCATTTCGTATTACATAGTAGGTACCAATAATCATCGGGAGGGTTGGACAATTGAACATCACAGAGAACAATGTTGTACAACAAATAAAGAGGAAAAATGAAAAAGCAATTACTTTTATTATTAATCAGCATGGCGGTTTACTTACAGCTATTATTAAACGTCATGTAAATTATCATCAGCAAGATTATGAAGAATGCCTTGATGATGTTTTATTATCGATATGGAACAATATAGATTCCTTCGATACTACGAAAAATTCATTTAAACAATGGATTGCAGCGATTGCAAAGTATAAAGCAATTGACTATCAAAGGAGACAACTCACTATACAAAATCAGCAATTTTCAGTTTCAGATATTGATGAATCCATGGTAATGACAAAACAGTCACCAGAAATAAGCTTTGTTGAGGATTTACTTGAACAGTTGTCGTGTAGTGAAAGGAAAATATTCGAAAAATATTATTTAGAAGGCACTCCTTCAAGTGAAATAGCAAAAGAATTTGATGCTAAAGAGTCTTGGATTTATAACAAGCTTTCCAGAGGGCGTAAAAAGCTTAAACGTTTTTCAAAAAATAAAGTTTGAGGAGTGAGAATATGTCAATTTATAAAGATTTAAATAAAATAAACATGGATTTAGAGCAGTATGAAGAACAAAACCTTACGGATTTCGAAAAGA
This region includes:
- a CDS encoding sigma-70 family RNA polymerase sigma factor — translated: MNITENNVVQQIKRKNEKAITFIINQHGGLLTAIIKRHVNYHQQDYEECLDDVLLSIWNNIDSFDTTKNSFKQWIAAIAKYKAIDYQRRQLTIQNQQFSVSDIDESMVMTKQSPEISFVEDLLEQLSCSERKIFEKYYLEGTPSSEIAKEFDAKESWIYNKLSRGRKKLKRFSKNKV